Proteins from a single region of Acidimicrobiia bacterium:
- a CDS encoding DUF1326 domain-containing protein, with product MTVTPEVEWRVRGSYFEACNCDAICPCRSVHGQPGGPSTHGECYGTLSWHVHEGRAGAVDLANLRVAMSIRYFDDRQPSTPWEVVLYVDEQADDEQRAALADIFLGRAGGTVSHLYGPAIGEVHAVRPARITLEHVAPRKRIDVVGYLLVEAEGEASERGDVQCGIPGFDHPGTELYADVIRSNDPALRWEVRGTRNASFTTDFEYRSDD from the coding sequence GTGACCGTGACTCCCGAGGTCGAGTGGCGGGTGCGCGGGTCCTACTTCGAGGCCTGCAACTGCGACGCGATCTGCCCGTGTCGCAGCGTGCACGGACAGCCGGGCGGGCCGTCGACCCACGGCGAGTGCTACGGCACGCTCTCGTGGCATGTGCACGAGGGCAGGGCCGGTGCCGTCGACCTCGCCAACCTGCGGGTCGCGATGTCGATCCGGTACTTCGACGATCGGCAACCGAGCACCCCGTGGGAGGTCGTGCTCTACGTCGACGAACAGGCAGACGACGAGCAGCGCGCCGCACTCGCCGACATATTCCTCGGCCGCGCCGGCGGCACCGTCTCGCACCTGTACGGTCCCGCGATCGGCGAGGTGCACGCGGTGCGGCCCGCGCGCATCACCCTCGAGCACGTGGCGCCGCGCAAGCGCATCGACGTTGTCGGCTACCTCTTGGTCGAAGCCGAGGGCGAGGCCTCCGAGCGCGGTGACGTGCAGTGCGGCATCCCCGGCTTCGACCACCCCGGCACCGAGCTCTACGCCGACGTGATCCGCTCGAACGATCCCGCGCTCCGCTGGGAAGTGCGCGGCACCCGCAACGCTTCGTTCACCACGGACTTCGAGTATCGCTCCGACGACTGA